In Hwangdonia lutea, a single window of DNA contains:
- a CDS encoding DUF1800 domain-containing protein translates to MKPKHIQHLYRRVGFGLLPDQLQTLLKKSKAHIVDGLVEASKTVTPLRVDTSEIEAVFSGNMMVTKKLSPESRRKIRKLSREKQMEFNLAWMERLTDSTEILREKMTLFWANHFVCKDNSITYIQQFNNTLRTHALGNFKAFVNAISKEAAMVKYLNTKQNRKQNPNENFARELMELFTLGEGHYTETDIKESAKAFTGYSHNLRGEFVFRKRQHDESDKTFFGKAGNFSGEDIVDIILKQKQCATFICGKIYRYFVNENVDENHVNAMANVFYRNYNIETLMRYMLMSDWFYDKKNIGVKIKSPIEFLVGLKSTVPITFKNPKQWLYMQKLLGQILLNPPNVAGWKGGKQWIDSNTIVLRLKLPSLLLNSAYISKVKTGKADAKIDFKKAVFNKKYGKRFKADANWSYFNSHFKNVKMSELETHLLACKINDNTKAYLRTLDKPSKQEYSIQLMSLPEYQMC, encoded by the coding sequence ATGAAACCCAAGCACATTCAACATTTATATCGACGCGTTGGCTTTGGGCTGCTCCCCGATCAGCTTCAAACGTTATTAAAAAAAAGTAAAGCGCACATTGTTGATGGCCTTGTTGAAGCTTCAAAAACCGTAACGCCGTTGCGAGTTGACACTTCCGAAATCGAAGCCGTTTTTAGTGGTAACATGATGGTTACAAAAAAACTTAGTCCCGAATCCCGTCGTAAAATCAGAAAGTTAAGTCGTGAAAAACAAATGGAATTCAACTTGGCTTGGATGGAACGACTTACCGATTCCACCGAAATTTTAAGGGAAAAAATGACGCTTTTTTGGGCCAACCATTTTGTGTGCAAAGACAACAGCATTACTTACATCCAGCAATTTAACAATACCCTAAGAACACATGCCCTCGGTAATTTCAAGGCTTTTGTAAACGCCATTTCAAAAGAAGCCGCCATGGTAAAATACCTAAACACCAAACAAAACAGAAAGCAAAACCCCAACGAGAATTTTGCCCGAGAGCTGATGGAACTGTTCACTTTGGGAGAAGGCCATTACACCGAAACCGACATAAAAGAAAGCGCCAAGGCCTTTACCGGTTACAGCCATAATTTGCGGGGCGAATTCGTTTTTAGGAAACGGCAGCACGATGAAAGCGATAAAACCTTTTTTGGCAAAGCCGGAAACTTTTCGGGCGAAGACATTGTCGATATAATCTTGAAACAAAAACAATGCGCCACATTTATCTGCGGAAAAATATACCGTTATTTTGTAAATGAAAACGTGGATGAAAACCATGTTAACGCGATGGCCAACGTGTTTTATAGAAACTATAACATTGAAACTTTGATGCGCTACATGCTCATGTCCGATTGGTTTTACGATAAAAAAAACATCGGTGTAAAGATAAAATCGCCCATTGAGTTTTTGGTGGGCTTAAAAAGCACAGTGCCCATTACATTTAAAAACCCAAAACAATGGCTTTACATGCAAAAACTATTGGGGCAAATCCTATTAAACCCGCCAAATGTCGCCGGATGGAAAGGTGGCAAACAATGGATTGACAGCAACACCATTGTACTGCGGTTAAAGCTTCCGTCTTTGTTGTTGAACAGCGCGTACATCTCAAAAGTTAAAACCGGTAAAGCGGATGCTAAAATAGATTTTAAAAAAGCTGTGTTCAATAAAAAATATGGTAAACGTTTTAAAGCGGATGCGAATTGGAGTTATTTCAACAGCCATTTTAAAAATGTTAAGATGAGTGAATTGGAAACACACCTTTTGGCTTGTAAAATAAACGATAATACAAAAGCGTATTTAAGGACTTTAGATAAACCTTCGAAGCAAGAATATAGCATACAGCTCATGTCGTTGCCCGAATATCAAATGTGTTGA